A part of Neodiprion pinetum isolate iyNeoPine1 chromosome 4, iyNeoPine1.2, whole genome shotgun sequence genomic DNA contains:
- the LOC124216034 gene encoding methionine aminopeptidase 1 yields the protein MALALGMCETPGCKAVASLQCPTCLKIGIQGSYFCSQDCFKGSWKTHKVIHQLAKGENDSKSSGEYNPWPSYHFTGKLRPYRRESRREVPERIGRPDYATHPTGVPLSEQAVRSSAQIKVLDDEEIEGMRVACKLGREVLDEAARVCDVGVTTAEIDRIVHEACIERDCYPSPMNYYEFPASCCTSVNEVICHGIPDKRPLEDGDICNVDVTVYHNGFHGDLNETFLVGNVKPEIKKLVEVTYECLSKAIDIVKPGEKYREIGNVIQKHAQSHGLSVVRSYCGHGIHRLFHTAPNVPHYAKNKAVGVMKAGHCFTIEPMISQGSWRDEMWPDNWTVVTTNGLWSAQFEQTLLVTDTGCDILTKRLEKNGQPHFMDHI from the exons ATGGCGTTGGCTCTTGGAATGTGCGAAACGCCGGGCTGCAAAGCGGTGGCGAGCCTGCAGTGTCCGACTTGTCTGAAGATCGGAATACAAGGATCGTATTTCTGCTCTCAG GACTGTTTCAAAGGCAGTTGGAAAACTCACAAAGTGATTCATCAGCTTGCTA AGGGTGAAAACGACAGTAAATCATCGGGCGAGTACAATCCGTGGCCGTCGTATCACTTCACTGGAAAATTACGTCCGTACAGAAGAGAGTCACGTCGCGAAGTACCAGAGAGGATTGGTCGTCCGGATTACGCTACTCATCCAACTGGTGTTCCGCTCAGCGAACAAGCGGTTAGAAGTTCGGCTCAAATCAAAGTACTCGACGATGAGGAAATTGAAGGAATGCGAGTCGCTTGCAAg CTGGGACGAGAAGTGCTGGACGAAGCTGCACGCGTCTGCGATGTCGGTGTTACGACTGCGGAGATAGACAGAATCGTGCACGAGGCGTGCATAGAAAGGGATTGTTACCCTTCTCCCATGAACTATTACGAGTTTCCCGCAAGCTGTTGCACGTCTGTGAACGAAGTTATCTGTCACGGTATTCCAGATAAGAGGCCACTGGAGGATGGTGACATTTGCAATG TCGATGTCACCGTTTATCACAACGGATTTCACGGCGATTTGAACGAGACGTTCCTGGTCGGTAACGTCAAGCcggagataaaaaaattggtcgaAGTCACTTACGAGTGCCTCAGCAAGGCGATAGATATCGTTAAGCCGGGCGAAAAGTATCGCGAGATCGGTAATGTGATTCAAAAGCACGCTCAGTCTCATGGACTCAGCGTTGTTCGTAGCTACTGCGGACATGGAATTCACCGTCTATTTCATACAGCTCCAAATGTCCCTCATTACGCCA AAAACAAAGCTGTTGGCGTGATGAAAGCTGGGCACTGTTTTACTATCGAACCAATGATTTCGCAAGGCAGTTGGAGGGACGAAATGTGGCCAGATAATTGGACCGTAGTTACGACCAATGGATTGTGGTCTGCGCAGTTTGAACAGACTTTGCTAGTGACAGACACGGGATGCGATATACTTACAAAACGTTTGGAGAAAAATGGACAACCTCACTTTATGGACCACATTTAG